A single genomic interval of Primulina huaijiensis isolate GDHJ02 chromosome 7, ASM1229523v2, whole genome shotgun sequence harbors:
- the LOC140981137 gene encoding uncharacterized protein, which produces MGMVIVISLPLILFSLLLGFGCFLFGRSKGRREVYTNTQVFGVPTPPPGSGAADSHPSYPQPTHFKADSHTTSTPLKHFKSENAANV; this is translated from the coding sequence ATGGGGATGGTGATAGTGATATCTTTACCACTCATCCTCTTTTCCTTGTTGCTCGGATTTGGTTGTTTTCTATTCGGGAGATCCAAGGGTAGGCGAGAAGTATACACCAACACCCAGGTTTTCGGAGTCCCGACCCCACCGCCGGGAAGTGGTGCCGCCGATTCTCATCCTTCTTACCCACAGCCAACCCATTTCAAGGCCGATTCACATACTACTTCGACACCGCTAAAGCACTTCAAGAGCGAAAATGCTGCCAATGTTTGA
- the LOC140981135 gene encoding AP2-like ethylene-responsive transcription factor At2g41710 isoform X4, translating into MHRKLWGHLRHFKPILLHFSVHFGSGRKIKHFTRTLYLSNPVSRIRVMASSSSEHATKHEETGGAGGEGSESPHFGADQIFLYRGLKKAKKDRGCTAKERISKMPPCTAGKRSSIYRGVTRHRWTGRYEAHLWDKSTWNQNQNKKGKQVYLGAYDDEEAAARAYDLAALKYWGPGTLINFPVTDYTRDLEEMHNVSREDYLASLRRKSSGFSRGISKCRPLSSNQWDSQFGCVSGADRINNTVYDAGDKMTIGGEYDGGFCTDRKIDLSSYIKWWGTNKSRQTNPQSKAFEESNIGGHEDIASELKALERSSQPAEPYEMPRLGVSPEKTKHKTVSATDILLKSAAYKNLQERISKNKEKNEYNEDENKSHVNKIELENTVDKSCHDSGSERLGVAFGPSGGLPIQRNVHQMASLLSAPLLTNYIGIDSLTDHGLWASLVPVLPSGSSHTNEQARYEKDESL; encoded by the exons ATGCACAGAAAACTTTGGGGACATTTACGTCACTTCAAGCCTATCCTCCTCCATTTCTCTGTGCATTTCGGCTCCGGCCGCAAAATCAAGCATTTTACGCGAACACTTTATCTCTCTAATCCTGTGTCCAGAATTAGGGTCATGGCTTCCTCTTCCTCGGAACACGCTACGAAACATGAAGAAACTGGCGGAGCAGGCGGAGAAGGCTCCGAATCGCCGCACTTCGGAGCAGATCAGATTTTTCTCTACCGAGGATTGAAGAAAGCGAAGAAAGATAGAGGATGCACGGCCAAGGAACGAATTAGTAAAATGCCCCCTTGTACTGCTGGCAAACGTAGCTCTATTTATCGAGGCGTCACTAG GCATAGATGGACTGGTCGTTATGAAGCACATCTTTGGGATAAAAGTACCTGGAAtcaaaaccaaaacaaaaaaggAAAGCAAG TTTACTTGG GTGCGTATGATGATGAGGAAGCTGCAGCAAGAGCCTATGATCTTGCCGCATTAAAATATTGGGGCCCTGGAACACTCATCAATTTTCCT GTGACAGATTACACAAGGGACCTTGAGGAAATGCACAATGTCTCGAGAGAGGATTATCTTGCATCTCTTCGAAG AAAAAGTAGTGGTTTCTCCAGGGGAATCTCCAAGTGTCGACCCCTTTCCAG TAATCAATGGGATTCACAGTTTGGTTGTGTATCTGGAGCTGACCGCATCAACAACACAGTCTATG ATGCAGGTGACAAAATGACAATAGGAGGTGAATATGATGGCGGATTTTGTACAGATAGGAAGATTGATTTGTCGAGTTATATCAAATGGTGGGGAACGAATAAATCTCGTCAGACTAATCCCCAATCAAAAGCGTTTGAAGAATCAAATATTGGAGGTCATGAAGACATTGCTAGTGAACTTAAGGCTCTTGAACGGTCAAGCCAGCCTGCTGAACCCTATGAAATGCCCCGTCTGGGGGTGTCTCCAGagaaaacaaaacacaaaacAGTTTCTGCAACGGACATTCTGTTGAAATCAGCAGCATACAAAAACCTTCAAGAGAGAATATcgaaaaacaaagaaaagaatGAATATAATGAGGATGAAAATAAAAGTCATGTTAATAAAATTGAACTTGAGAATACAGTTGACAAATCATGCCATGATAGTGGAAGCGAGAGACTTGGAGTTGCATTTGGACCAAGTGGAGGATTACCTATTCAGAGAAATGTGCATCAGATGGCTTCGTTGCTGTCTGCTCCGCTGCTTACCAATTACATTGGTATTGATTCCTTGACAGATCATGGTCTTTGGGCTTCCCTAGTTCCTGTGCTTCCTAGCGGTTCTTCCCACACAAATGAG cAAGCCAGATATGAAAAAGATGAATCTTTATAA
- the LOC140981135 gene encoding AP2-like ethylene-responsive transcription factor At2g41710 isoform X1 produces MHRKLWGHLRHFKPILLHFSVHFGSGRKIKHFTRTLYLSNPVSRIRVMASSSSEHATKHEETGGAGGEGSESPHFGADQIFLYRGLKKAKKDRGCTAKERISKMPPCTAGKRSSIYRGVTRHRWTGRYEAHLWDKSTWNQNQNKKGKQVYLGAYDDEEAAARAYDLAALKYWGPGTLINFPVTDYTRDLEEMHNVSREDYLASLRRKSSGFSRGISKCRPLSSNQWDSQFGCVSGADRINNTVYDAGDKMTIGGEYDGGFCTDRKIDLSSYIKWWGTNKSRQTNPQSKAFEESNIGGHEDIASELKALERSSQPAEPYEMPRLGVSPEKTKHKTVSATDILLKSAAYKNLQERISKNKEKNEYNEDENKSHVNKIELENTVDKSCHDSGSERLGVAFGPSGGLPIQRNVHQMASLLSAPLLTNYIGIDSLTDHGLWASLVPVLPSGSSHTNEVIKNESSSDYTFFPQEG; encoded by the exons ATGCACAGAAAACTTTGGGGACATTTACGTCACTTCAAGCCTATCCTCCTCCATTTCTCTGTGCATTTCGGCTCCGGCCGCAAAATCAAGCATTTTACGCGAACACTTTATCTCTCTAATCCTGTGTCCAGAATTAGGGTCATGGCTTCCTCTTCCTCGGAACACGCTACGAAACATGAAGAAACTGGCGGAGCAGGCGGAGAAGGCTCCGAATCGCCGCACTTCGGAGCAGATCAGATTTTTCTCTACCGAGGATTGAAGAAAGCGAAGAAAGATAGAGGATGCACGGCCAAGGAACGAATTAGTAAAATGCCCCCTTGTACTGCTGGCAAACGTAGCTCTATTTATCGAGGCGTCACTAG GCATAGATGGACTGGTCGTTATGAAGCACATCTTTGGGATAAAAGTACCTGGAAtcaaaaccaaaacaaaaaaggAAAGCAAG TTTACTTGG GTGCGTATGATGATGAGGAAGCTGCAGCAAGAGCCTATGATCTTGCCGCATTAAAATATTGGGGCCCTGGAACACTCATCAATTTTCCT GTGACAGATTACACAAGGGACCTTGAGGAAATGCACAATGTCTCGAGAGAGGATTATCTTGCATCTCTTCGAAG AAAAAGTAGTGGTTTCTCCAGGGGAATCTCCAAGTGTCGACCCCTTTCCAG TAATCAATGGGATTCACAGTTTGGTTGTGTATCTGGAGCTGACCGCATCAACAACACAGTCTATG ATGCAGGTGACAAAATGACAATAGGAGGTGAATATGATGGCGGATTTTGTACAGATAGGAAGATTGATTTGTCGAGTTATATCAAATGGTGGGGAACGAATAAATCTCGTCAGACTAATCCCCAATCAAAAGCGTTTGAAGAATCAAATATTGGAGGTCATGAAGACATTGCTAGTGAACTTAAGGCTCTTGAACGGTCAAGCCAGCCTGCTGAACCCTATGAAATGCCCCGTCTGGGGGTGTCTCCAGagaaaacaaaacacaaaacAGTTTCTGCAACGGACATTCTGTTGAAATCAGCAGCATACAAAAACCTTCAAGAGAGAATATcgaaaaacaaagaaaagaatGAATATAATGAGGATGAAAATAAAAGTCATGTTAATAAAATTGAACTTGAGAATACAGTTGACAAATCATGCCATGATAGTGGAAGCGAGAGACTTGGAGTTGCATTTGGACCAAGTGGAGGATTACCTATTCAGAGAAATGTGCATCAGATGGCTTCGTTGCTGTCTGCTCCGCTGCTTACCAATTACATTGGTATTGATTCCTTGACAGATCATGGTCTTTGGGCTTCCCTAGTTCCTGTGCTTCCTAGCGGTTCTTCCCACACAAATGAG gtgatcaaGAATGAATCAAGTTCGGACTATACTTTCTTCCCGCAAGAAGGTTGA
- the LOC140981135 gene encoding AP2-like ethylene-responsive transcription factor At2g41710 isoform X3, with protein MHRKLWGHLRHFKPILLHFSVHFGSGRKIKHFTRTLYLSNPVSRIRVMASSSSEHATKHEETGGAGGEGSESPHFGADQIFLYRGLKKAKKDRGCTAKERISKMPPCTAGKRSSIYRGVTRHRWTGRYEAHLWDKSTWNQNQNKKGKQVYLGAYDDEEAAARAYDLAALKYWGPGTLINFPVTDYTRDLEEMHNVSREDYLASLRRKSSGFSRGISKCRPLSSNQWDSQFGCVSGADRINNTVYGDKMTIGGEYDGGFCTDRKIDLSSYIKWWGTNKSRQTNPQSKAFEESNIGGHEDIASELKALERSSQPAEPYEMPRLGVSPEKTKHKTVSATDILLKSAAYKNLQERISKNKEKNEYNEDENKSHVNKIELENTVDKSCHDSGSERLGVAFGPSGGLPIQRNVHQMASLLSAPLLTNYIGIDSLTDHGLWASLVPVLPSGSSHTNEVIKNESSSDYTFFPQEG; from the exons ATGCACAGAAAACTTTGGGGACATTTACGTCACTTCAAGCCTATCCTCCTCCATTTCTCTGTGCATTTCGGCTCCGGCCGCAAAATCAAGCATTTTACGCGAACACTTTATCTCTCTAATCCTGTGTCCAGAATTAGGGTCATGGCTTCCTCTTCCTCGGAACACGCTACGAAACATGAAGAAACTGGCGGAGCAGGCGGAGAAGGCTCCGAATCGCCGCACTTCGGAGCAGATCAGATTTTTCTCTACCGAGGATTGAAGAAAGCGAAGAAAGATAGAGGATGCACGGCCAAGGAACGAATTAGTAAAATGCCCCCTTGTACTGCTGGCAAACGTAGCTCTATTTATCGAGGCGTCACTAG GCATAGATGGACTGGTCGTTATGAAGCACATCTTTGGGATAAAAGTACCTGGAAtcaaaaccaaaacaaaaaaggAAAGCAAG TTTACTTGG GTGCGTATGATGATGAGGAAGCTGCAGCAAGAGCCTATGATCTTGCCGCATTAAAATATTGGGGCCCTGGAACACTCATCAATTTTCCT GTGACAGATTACACAAGGGACCTTGAGGAAATGCACAATGTCTCGAGAGAGGATTATCTTGCATCTCTTCGAAG AAAAAGTAGTGGTTTCTCCAGGGGAATCTCCAAGTGTCGACCCCTTTCCAG TAATCAATGGGATTCACAGTTTGGTTGTGTATCTGGAGCTGACCGCATCAACAACACAGTCTATG GTGACAAAATGACAATAGGAGGTGAATATGATGGCGGATTTTGTACAGATAGGAAGATTGATTTGTCGAGTTATATCAAATGGTGGGGAACGAATAAATCTCGTCAGACTAATCCCCAATCAAAAGCGTTTGAAGAATCAAATATTGGAGGTCATGAAGACATTGCTAGTGAACTTAAGGCTCTTGAACGGTCAAGCCAGCCTGCTGAACCCTATGAAATGCCCCGTCTGGGGGTGTCTCCAGagaaaacaaaacacaaaacAGTTTCTGCAACGGACATTCTGTTGAAATCAGCAGCATACAAAAACCTTCAAGAGAGAATATcgaaaaacaaagaaaagaatGAATATAATGAGGATGAAAATAAAAGTCATGTTAATAAAATTGAACTTGAGAATACAGTTGACAAATCATGCCATGATAGTGGAAGCGAGAGACTTGGAGTTGCATTTGGACCAAGTGGAGGATTACCTATTCAGAGAAATGTGCATCAGATGGCTTCGTTGCTGTCTGCTCCGCTGCTTACCAATTACATTGGTATTGATTCCTTGACAGATCATGGTCTTTGGGCTTCCCTAGTTCCTGTGCTTCCTAGCGGTTCTTCCCACACAAATGAG gtgatcaaGAATGAATCAAGTTCGGACTATACTTTCTTCCCGCAAGAAGGTTGA
- the LOC140981135 gene encoding AP2-like ethylene-responsive transcription factor At2g41710 isoform X2 — translation MHRKLWGHLRHFKPILLHFSVHFGSGRKIKHFTRTLYLSNPVSRIRVMASSSSEHATKHEETGGAGGEGSESPHFGADQIFLYRGLKKAKKDRGCTAKERISKMPPCTAGKRSSIYRGVTRHRWTGRYEAHLWDKSTWNQNQNKKGKQVYLGAYDDEEAAARAYDLAALKYWGPGTLINFPVTDYTRDLEEMHNVSREDYLASLRRKSSGFSRGISKCRPLSSNQWDSQFGCVSGADRINNTVYDAGDKMTIGGEYDGGFCTDRKIDLSSYIKWWGTNKSRQTNPQSKAFEESNIGGHEDIASELKALERSSQPAEPYEMPRLGVSPEKTKHKTVSATDILLKSAAYKNLQERISKNKEKNEYNEDENKSHVNKIELENTVDKSCHDSGSERLGVAFGPSGGLPIQRNVHQMASLLSAPLLTNYIGIDSLTDHGLWASLVPVLPSGSSHTNEMCSTMECFHHFSKGQIL, via the exons ATGCACAGAAAACTTTGGGGACATTTACGTCACTTCAAGCCTATCCTCCTCCATTTCTCTGTGCATTTCGGCTCCGGCCGCAAAATCAAGCATTTTACGCGAACACTTTATCTCTCTAATCCTGTGTCCAGAATTAGGGTCATGGCTTCCTCTTCCTCGGAACACGCTACGAAACATGAAGAAACTGGCGGAGCAGGCGGAGAAGGCTCCGAATCGCCGCACTTCGGAGCAGATCAGATTTTTCTCTACCGAGGATTGAAGAAAGCGAAGAAAGATAGAGGATGCACGGCCAAGGAACGAATTAGTAAAATGCCCCCTTGTACTGCTGGCAAACGTAGCTCTATTTATCGAGGCGTCACTAG GCATAGATGGACTGGTCGTTATGAAGCACATCTTTGGGATAAAAGTACCTGGAAtcaaaaccaaaacaaaaaaggAAAGCAAG TTTACTTGG GTGCGTATGATGATGAGGAAGCTGCAGCAAGAGCCTATGATCTTGCCGCATTAAAATATTGGGGCCCTGGAACACTCATCAATTTTCCT GTGACAGATTACACAAGGGACCTTGAGGAAATGCACAATGTCTCGAGAGAGGATTATCTTGCATCTCTTCGAAG AAAAAGTAGTGGTTTCTCCAGGGGAATCTCCAAGTGTCGACCCCTTTCCAG TAATCAATGGGATTCACAGTTTGGTTGTGTATCTGGAGCTGACCGCATCAACAACACAGTCTATG ATGCAGGTGACAAAATGACAATAGGAGGTGAATATGATGGCGGATTTTGTACAGATAGGAAGATTGATTTGTCGAGTTATATCAAATGGTGGGGAACGAATAAATCTCGTCAGACTAATCCCCAATCAAAAGCGTTTGAAGAATCAAATATTGGAGGTCATGAAGACATTGCTAGTGAACTTAAGGCTCTTGAACGGTCAAGCCAGCCTGCTGAACCCTATGAAATGCCCCGTCTGGGGGTGTCTCCAGagaaaacaaaacacaaaacAGTTTCTGCAACGGACATTCTGTTGAAATCAGCAGCATACAAAAACCTTCAAGAGAGAATATcgaaaaacaaagaaaagaatGAATATAATGAGGATGAAAATAAAAGTCATGTTAATAAAATTGAACTTGAGAATACAGTTGACAAATCATGCCATGATAGTGGAAGCGAGAGACTTGGAGTTGCATTTGGACCAAGTGGAGGATTACCTATTCAGAGAAATGTGCATCAGATGGCTTCGTTGCTGTCTGCTCCGCTGCTTACCAATTACATTGGTATTGATTCCTTGACAGATCATGGTCTTTGGGCTTCCCTAGTTCCTGTGCTTCCTAGCGGTTCTTCCCACACAAATGAG ATGTGTTCGACCATGGAATGTTTTCATCATTTCTCAAAAGGACAAATActttga
- the LOC140981257 gene encoding probable UDP-arabinose 4-epimerase 3, with the protein MVSLTKTRTQHWPNRSLSLGGMDDTKKKSNFVGNILLAATLTGLCILMFTQRPNFSTPGEFSHHEPGVIHVLVTGGAGYIGSHAALRLLNDSYRVTIVDNLSRGNLGAIEVLRQLFPKPGRLQFIHADLGDAKAVHKIFSENAFDAVMHFAAVAYVGESTLDPLKYYHNITSNTLVVLEAMATHGVKTLIYSSTCATYGEPEKMPITEVTPQLPINPYGKAKKMAEDMILDFQRNSDMAVMILRYFNVIGSDPEGRLGEAPRPELREHGRISGACFDAARGIIPGLNVKGTDYLTLDGTCIRDYIDVTDLVDAHIKALEKARPSHVGIYNIGTGRGRSVKEFVEACKNATGMPIKVNFLPRRPGDYAEVYSDPTKIKNELNWTAKYTNLQESLQIAWSWQKAHPNGYAAPRVMFA; encoded by the exons ATGGTGAGTCTTACCAAGACAAGAACTCAGCATTGGCCAAATAGATCCTTGTCCTTGGGAG GAATGGACGACACAAAGAAGAAGAGTAATTTTGTAGGAAATATTCTATTGGCTGCTACTCTTACAGGATTGTGCATTCTCATGTTCACGCAACGCCCAAATTTTAGCACACCTGGCGAA TTCTCACATCATGAACCAGGTGTAATTCATGTGCTAGTAACCGGAGGAGCTGGGTACATTGGTTCTCATGCTGCTTTACGACTTCTTAATGACTCATACCGTGTGACTATAGTG GATAATCTCTCACGAGGAAATCTTGGTGCTATCGAAGTCCTTCGACAACTATTTCCCAAACCGGGGAGACTTCAATTTATACATGCTGACCTTGGTGATGCAAAAGCA GTGcacaaaatattttcagaaaatgcatTTGATGCAGTGATGCATTTTGCGGCAGTTGCATATGTCGGAGAGAGTACCCTTGATCCTCTTAA GTATTATCACAATATCACGTCAAATACTCTTGTTGTGTTAGAAGCTATGGCAACTCATGGAGTCAAGACCTTGATCTACTCCAGTACATGTGCAACTTATGGGGAGCCTGAAAAAATGCCCATCACAGAAGTTACTCCCCAG CTTCCAATAAATCCATATGGAAAGGCCAAGAAAATGGCAGAGGATATGATACTGGATTTTCAGAGAAACTCGGATATGGCTGTCATGATTTTAAG atacttcAATGTAATTGGTTCTGATCCCGAGGGAAGGCTTGGAGAAGCCCCTCGACCGGAGCTGCGTGAGCATGGACGAATATCAGGCGCCTGTTTTGATGCTGCTCGTGGCATAATTCCTGGACTCAAT GTTAAAGGAACAGATTATCTTACTCTGGATGGCACCTGCATTCGGGATTATATTGACGTTACTGATCTTGTGGATGCTCATATAAAAGCTTTAGAGAAGGCAAGACCTAGTCACGTTGGCATCTATAACATCGGTACTGGCAGAG GAAGATCGGTGAAGGAATTTGTGGAAGCCTGTAAGAATGCAACTGGGATGCCCATAAAAGTCAATTTTCTTCCACGCCGGCCTGGTGATTATGCCGAGGTATACAGCGATCCAACCAAAATCAAGAATGAATTGAACTGGACAGCAAAATATACCAATCTTCAAGAGAGTTTGCAGATTGCCTGGAGTTGGCAGAAGGCACACCCTAATGGATATGCGGCTCCTCGGGTTATGTTTGCGTAA
- the LOC140981393 gene encoding beta-amyrin 28-monooxygenase-like, whose translation MNVLALVLSLALIAFTVVLTFKFKRSGTRNQLPPGSFGWPILGETIEFLFGKPEKFVADRMRKYSPDIFKTKILGENTAVICGPNGHKFIFSNEHKYFTIFRPHPMQHLFRSYRYNTAAAPPPPPQIQRSEEMKTVRQQGFLKPEALKRYLPKMDSITHQLLQDHWAGKHVVLANPAAKIITLTLASRFFLGIDNPARISRLVKHFDKVASGLHSIMLNFPGTTFFRAQNAADAIRKELLSVIKEKKQAMASGSPMQDVLSHLIVATNPSGKSTAEAEIADRIMGLLTAGYSTVAAAITFFMKYVGLNQKIYMKIRAEQMEIAASKMPGEVLEWDDVHKMKYTWNVVCETMRLVPPLQGTFREVLAEFTYAGYTVPKGWKVYWTAATTNMNPKYFRDPETFEPSRYDEGEAPLPYSYVPFGGGPRMCPGREYARLAILAFVHNAVKNYKWEVVDPNEKVVGDMMPEPQNGLPIRLHQQ comes from the exons ATGAATGTTTTGGCCCTTGTTCTTTCCCTAGCTCTCATTGCTTTTACTGTTGTTCTAACCTTTAAGTTTAAGCGAAGCGGTACACGAAACCAGCTTCCACCGGGCAGCTTTGGGTGGCCGATCCTTGGAGAAACTATCGAGTTCTTGTTTGGAAAGCCGGAGAAGTTCGTGGCAGACAGGATGAGGAAGTACTCGCCTGACATTTTCAAGACCAAGATCCTTGGAGAGAACACAGCAGTCATTTGTGGCCCGAACGGCCACAAATTCATCTTCTCCAACGAGCATAAGTACTTCACCATATTCCGGCCCCATCCCATGCAGCACCTTTTCCGCTCATACCGATACAACACAGCAGCCGCCCCACCACCGCCTCCACAAATCCAACGCTCCGAAGAAATGAAAACGGTGCGTCAACAAGGATTCTTAAAACCCGAAGCCCTGAAACGATACTTACCGAAAATGGATTCCATCACACATCAGCTATTGCAAGACCACTGGGCAGGGAAACATGTAGTGCTCGCAAACCCTGCTGCTAAGATCATTACTTTGACTCTTGCTTCTCGATTTTTTCTTGGCATTGATAATCCAGCTCGTATATCGCGGCTCGTCAAACACTTTGATAAGGTCGCCTCCGGCTTACACTCCATCATGCTTAATTTTCCTGGAACCACTTTTTTTCGCGCACAAAATGCTGCAGATGCAATTAGGAAGGAGCTGCTAAGCGTTATTAAGGAGAAGAAACAAGCCATGGCATCTGGATCGCCTATGCAGGATGTTTTGTCGCATTTGATCGTTGCTACGAACCCGAGTGGCAAATCCACGGCGGAGGCTGAGATTGCTGACAGAATCATGGGTTTGTTAACTGCTGGATATAGTACGGTTGCCGCAGCTATAACTTTCTTTATGAAGTATGTTGGCCTAAATCAgaaaatttatatgaaaatcCGAGCAG AACAAATGGAGATTGCGGCATCCAAGATGCCTGGGGAAGTATTAGAATGGGACGACGTTCACAAAATGAAGTACACCTGGAACGTGGTTTGTGAAACCATGAGACTAGTCCCCCCTCTCCAAGGGACTTTCAGAGAAGTTCTGGCAGAATTCACCTATGCTGGATACACAGTTCCAAAAGGTTGGAAG GTTTATTGGACAGCGGCCACGACAAACATGAACCCAAAATATTTTCGGGATCCAGAAACGTTTGAGCCATCGAGATATGATGAAGGTGAAGCGCCTCTGCCGTATAGTTATGTACCATTCGGAGGCGGGCCAAGAATGTGCCCCGGTAGAGAGTATGCTCGGCTAGCAATATTGGCGTTTGTTCACAATGCTGTGAAGAATTATAAATGGGAAGTAGTTGATCCCAATGAGAAGGTCGTAGGTGATATGATGCCGGAGCCCCAAAATGGCCTGCCGATCCGCCTGCATCAGCAATAA